accttacccctaccttgtgtgAGGTAGACTATTTCCGATACACCCTCGGTTCATAAAATGAAATAAGTATATTGacggaaaagagagaaaagtaGTAATCCAGCAATTCTTTTTCTTGACATTTGCCAAAACTAATGATGAGATTCTAGCTTGAGCTTACAGCAGTATTGCTTGAAAAAGCAATAATAATTTGCTAAATATATTACTCCTAATTTGTATTGGATAACTTCCCAGTTCTGTAAATGGGAATCACTCATAACAAAGTATGTAAGTTCAAAGTGTAGTTTCATTCAGAAATGCTAAAAGTTCTACACAAACTTTCTCATTTCTGCATCACTCAAACCTAATAATAAGGCAAGAAACATTGTTTTTGCTCATTCTAGTCAAAGCCTCTTTGGCTAAACATTCAGCAGCTTCTTGTGGATCTTCCAAATGTCTGATCAAGTTCACTGCCTCTTGCTGCTTCATTACCTGTTGAAAATTTCACAAATCAGAAATCAACAGttaccacaattttttttttttttcggggttTTAGTGTTGGATTTTGAACTTACCTCCCATATGCCAGGACTCGCTAGGATAACAAACTCAGTATCGCGATCAATCTTTTCAGAACCAACAACAAGTTCCGAGCTTTTAGAAGGCTTATCAGCTCCAGCTCCCTTTCCAGAATCGGAGGCTATTCTTCTTACAACTGATACGAACCAAAAACAATAAACTCAGCTTGTCTCTCTGCATCAAAaggaaatttcacaaaaagagGTAAAAAGGGTGACATATTATCATGCCTGGGAAGAGCTTATGTGACCAATGTGGCTTTGTTGTTTGCTGTTGCCTTCTGTTAATTTCGAAAGCTTCGCCATCTCTGCATACTACAGCTTTGTATTCACCCATGTTTAAGAGTATTAGCTTCTCTCCATTGATGACTATTGCAGAAGCTGAACCCATTTTCCAGGAGTTTTCTAGTTTCTCTGT
This portion of the Lycium ferocissimum isolate CSIRO_LF1 chromosome 1, AGI_CSIRO_Lferr_CH_V1, whole genome shotgun sequence genome encodes:
- the LOC132068182 gene encoding putative protein phosphatase 2C-like protein 44, coding for MGFKDFQLKIAKKLRLKKFLAKKEGNKKRGSGNGKRLSWLTPITHGYYVAEERPSRGGGARPQTPQNNKLECDKVVVQREQVEEQEWWFYGVFDTRIGGGVTKYLQTHLFDNNLNESQMRRKSKETLKKAHVHAKAKVRETEKLENSWKMGSASAIVINGEKLILLNMGEYKAVVCRDGEAFEINRRQQQTTKPHWSHKLFPVVRRIASDSGKGAGADKPSKSSELVVGSEKIDRDTEFVILASPGIWEVMKQQEAVNLIRHLEDPQEAAECLAKEALTRMSKNNVSCLIIRFE